CAAGCTAACTTTTATAATCTGGAAAAATCACTTTCAGTTTCGGTTTTTTCTGGCTAAACAGAAAGGTGTTTTAAGCAGAGCGCAATTCAGGTAAAAACGAGACAAGGCAAAGCGCCTTGTCTCTTGAATGTTTAATCGAATCCGGCAGCCTTTTTGATTTCCACAAAGCTATTTGCGTTGATAATCCACCAATTTGCCGGCAAGGCGCATGAGCTGAAGTTCATAGACCTTCGCGTCGTATTTTGCTGCTGAAATATTGTTTTTGGCTTGAATTAAATTGAGCTGCGCCTCGCGAAAAGTTGTCACCGTTGCTTGGCCGACTTCAAAAAGCTCCTTCGTTCGCGTGAAGTTCAGCTCTGCCGATTTTAAATTTTGCTGCTGAAAATTCAAGACGTTGCGGCTGTTTTGGTAAGTTTGTAGCGTATTGGAGAGGTCGCGCAAAAGTTCCAGCTTGGCTTTCTCTTCAAGCTGCTCGTTGTTGTTGATGGTAATCGCGGCATTCTGCGTAGTGATGGCATCTTGGCAGCCGTTGAACAAATTCATGCTGAGCGAGACCGAGGCCGAAACGCCTTTTATCGGATCGCTTAAAGTGGGATTAAACCCGTTGGCATATTCTGTCAAGCCGTAGCCAACCGAAGCCGAAAGCTCCGGGTAATACGCCGCTCGTGCAATCTTCAACTCAAGTTCCGATTGCTCCAAATTTTTCTTCGCGATTAAATACGCGGCGCTATTCTCCAACGCCAATTCTTTTAAGGCTTCAAGCTTCAAGCCTTCGCGAAACGCAACATCCGAACTAACCGAAAAATCCATCTCAGCATCGCGATTTAGCAACACATTTAGTGTGCGTTTGGCTTTATCCAAATTGAGTCGCGCGTTCAAATACGAAACGCTATCTGTGTTCAAATCCACCGTTGCCGAAAGCACATCCACGGCATTCGCTTGTCCAAACTCCGATTGCTTTTTGGCGCGCGCCAGCCGCTGATTGGAAATTTCCAGAGATTCCTTTGCATACAAAAATTGCTCGTGCGCGTTTGCCACATCGTAGTACGCCTCGCTCACGCTGACCACAATTTCCTCAATCGTGCTTCTCGCTTGCAAGTCGCCCAGCGTTCCGGCAGTTTTAAGCTTTTGCAAGGTGTAAATATTTTTCAGGCCGTTGAAAATCGTGTAGCTGGCTTCAATTTCAGCGGAAGTGGTGGTCATGGCGCTGTTGCTTGTCACCACGTTGCCTATTTGCCGTTGCTGCTGATAGCTGAAGCCTGTGGAAACATCCAGCGATGGCAGCAGCCCCGCATTGCCAAGATGCACATTGTTTTGGCTGATTTCCGCTTCAGCGCGGGCGACTTTCACGGATTGGTTTTTTTCTAATGCAAGTTCCAGCGCGTTGTCAAGCGAAAGTTGCTCTTGAGCCGCGAGATCAGAATGGAAAAAAATCAATCCCAAAATGAACGGCAACCAAGCGGCTTTTTTTAGAGATTCAAACATGAAAATCGTTTTTTGAGACATTCGTTAGCGAATTGAGTAAAAAAATTTTTGAGATAAAAATGAAAACAAGCACGAACGCTTCTTTTGCCTTCGCGCTTGCAAGTCTGTTACTCGTTGGTTTTGACAAAAGCTTCCTCTTGAACTGCAGGTTCAACCGATTCCGGCGTTGGCTTTTCGCCTCGCTTGATGAGCCAACGCGTATAAACCAGCAAGTGATTGAACAGAACCAACAGCGACGGCAAAACAAGCAGCGTGAGTGTCGTGCCGAAAAAGAGGCCATACGCCACGGAAATGGCCATCGGCGAAAGAAATTGTGCTTGGCGACTGGGTTCAAAAATGAGCGGCCCGAGTCCGGCGATGGTGGTTAGCGACGTTAAAATGACCGCACGAAAACGTCCGATGCCGGTTTCATAAATGGCCTCTTTGAATTTCATACCAGTTTTCATAAACCGGTTGAACTCATTGACAAAAACGAGCGAGTCGTTAATGACAATCCCGATGAGCGCCACCGTTCCGAACAGCGAAAAAATGCTCAGCATGTGGCCTTGAATGAAATGTCCCCAAACCACACCAATCAAGCTGAATGGGATTAATAGAAAGACCATAATTGCTTGCACAAACGAACGGAACGCAAAGACCACAGTCAGAAACATCAGGCCAATGATGGCAGGCATGGCCGTTCCAATAGAGCCGGTTGTTTTTCCGCTTTCACGGCTTTGCCCTTCAAAATCAAAGCTGACATCAGGGTTTGCTTGAATGACTCTGGGCAAAATCTCCGTCTTTATGTCCGCGATAATGTCCGTTACGGATTCCTTCGCGTTTGCAATATCCGCTTCGACTTCCACGACACGCAGCGCGTCGATGTGGTTGATGGAAGAAACACCGCGCTCGATATGAAAATCCGCAATTTCCCGAAGTGGATAGGCGCTTCCATCGCTAAGGCGAATCCGCATGTCTTCCATTTGTTCCAGCGTCGCGCGGTTGGATTCATCGTAACGCACCCAAATTTTCACCTCATCGATGCCGCGCAAAATTCGTTGAACTTCTTGACCAAAAAATCCGCTTCGGACTTGCGCCATCACCTCATTGGTTGTCAGTCCCAGCGCAAACGCTTTTTCTTTGAGCGAAACACTCACTTCCTGAAGCCCGGGTGAATCATTATCGGAAACGTCTTTCAGTTTGGGCATTTCGCGCAGTTCGGCCTTCAGCATTTCCTTGGCGTTTCGCAATTGTTCCAAATTATCGCTCTTAAGCGCAATGGAAACGGGCATGCCCCACATGCCGCCCGTCCCGACTTGCAATTTATCCGCGCCTTTTACCACACCGACTTTTTCTCGAATCAAATTTGTGATTTGCATTGCCGAAATCTTGCGATACTGGCTCTCGGAGAGCGTAACCCGCAAGCCGCCTTGGTGTGTTTCCGGTCCAATGGCTCTGGCAATCGCTTTGATTAGCGGGTGAGCGCCTTCATTTTGGTTCAGATAGTCCTCATTGACTTGCCAAATTTTTCCCTCCATGTCGGTGAGCAAACTATCGGTAATGCGGTCTGGTGTTCCAGCCGGCATTTGAAACGAGATGGTCAAGTCATCGCGCTCGATAACAGGGAAAAACGTCATTTTCACAATGCTGCCTTGAATCGCGCCAATCGTAATAAACATGAGCGCAATTGGAATCAGCGTTGAGATAATCGGATTATTAATACAAAATTTGAGAATTGGCGCATAGACAGTGTCGCGCTGGTAGTGCAAAAACGCTTCGGATTTTTTCATCAGCCAAGTTTTTTGGCCTGGCTCTTCGTGTAAAGCTTTAGAATGGGCGATGTGTGCGGGCAAAATAAAAATTGCTTCAATGAGCGAAATGGAAAGCGTGGCCATCACCACAAACGCGATGTCCTTCATGCGTGCGCCAATGTCGCCGTCCAAAAAGAGAAAGAGCATGAAGAAAATAATCGTGGTGAGCACCGCGGCAAACACAGACGGCAAAACTTCCAGCGTGCCGTTAATTGCCGCTGGAATGGGTTTTTCCCCTCGTTCATAATGCTGATAAATATTTTCCGCTATCACGATGCCATCGTCCACCAAAATACCCGTTACGATAATCATGCCCATCAGCGAGACCACATTGATAGTCAGGCCATACATGGTGCCAAGAATGGCCATGCCAGCAAACGAAAGCGGAATTGCAAGTGCGACCCAAAACGCCATGCGCGGATTGAGCGAAAACGAGAGAAAAAGCACGACCAAAACAATACCGATAATGCCGTTGTTGGTAAGAATATCGGCGCGCTCTTTGACAATGCCCGAGCCATCGTGCAGCACACTGATTTGAATATCGTCGTGCTTTTCATCAAACTCTTTCATGTACGCGGCGACGCGCTCGGCGATGCTAAACATGTCTTGCTCGTTCGTCTTTTTAATATCAACCAGAACAGATGGCTTTCCATTAAAATAACTGCGGTTCGGATCTTCCGACCATTTATCTTTCACGTCCGCGATGTCGTCCAAGCGGACAATTGCGCCGTCATCACCGCTGCGCACCACCAAGTTTCGGAGGTCTTTGGCATAGTAGCCTTTGTTGTCCGCACGAATTAAAAATTCTTCTTTCTCCCCACGAATTTTTCCGCCGGTGATTTTCAAGTTCGCATTTTCGACGGCGGTTGCAATTTCATCAAATGTGAGTCCATACGCACGAAGCACATCTTCATGAACGCTGACCTCAATTTCTTCGTCAGGAAATCCGCTTAAGGAGATTTTTGAAACGCCTTCGTTGTTGCGAAGCTCGCGCTCGATGCGGCGGGCGTAAGTTTTGAGCGTGCGCAAATCCACATCACCATAAACGGCATACGCGCTGACAAAGTCGACCTGCTCTTCTTTGTAAATCTGAAGCTGTTCTAAGCCGGTAGGAAACGAGCTGATTTGATCCACCGCGTTGGTGACTTCTTGAACCAGAACATTGGCATCGTATCCGGTTTTTAGCTCAACGGTTATTTCTGCGGAATTTTCTCTGGAAACAGAGGTGACGCGGTCAATTCCCGTAATGCCTTTGAGCTTATCCTCAATTTTAATGGTGATGCCTTCTTCGATTTCTTCCGGCGAAGCGCCTGGATACGAGGCTGAAATGGTGATTTCATCTGAAGGAATTTCCGGAAAGAACGTGGTTTTCATGGACTTGAATGCCAGCAAGCCAAACAGGAAAATGGCTGCGAAAATGGCATTTCCTAAAACCGGATATTTGATAAAGTGCTTGATTAAGTCTTTCACGACGCTAAACTTTCGTTTTTAGTTTAAAGCAATTTTTATGGTTACGACTATGTCCGGTTGCCCAATTTCAAAAAACATAAACGGAAACAAGACACAGTGCTCCTTTTGAGCAAAGGCGATGGGTACAAACTAACCTTTGCTCAATCTGAATTTCTCTAAGCCATAGAAGCCATTCAATACAAAATGCTCCGTAGAACGGTTATTGCACATTCGGTACTTTTGAGGCAGCTTCTGACGAGACTACTAACGCATTATCTGTCGATGACTGCAACGAATACTCGGATGGATTGATTTGAAGACCGTCTTTAAGCCCATCGAATGTTTCGGTTAAAATCAGCGTGCCGTTTTCAAGTCCTTTGACGATAGCCTTGTCGCCGTGTGTGCCAGCAATTTCTACTTGCTTCAGGCGGATAATGGAATTTTCCAGTACATAAAGCTTGCGCTTGTCAACCAAAAGACTGCGAGGCACTTCAATGGCGTTTGAAACTTGCGTGGAAATCTTTGCGCTTAGATACATGCCATCTTTGAGGCGCGGGTCGCTGGTGTAAATAAACACATTAACCGTTTGTGTTTCCGGCGTAATTTTCTTGTTGATGCGCTGAATTTTGCCTTGAAATGTTCCTTGAAAATCATCGGAAGTGAGCTTCACGTTCTCGCCGATTTTTAAGAATTCCACATCTTCCAAGTCGGCAGTGGCTTCCAATTCATAAACAGACGTATTGGTAAATTCGCCGATTTGCTGTCCAGTACGAATGAGTGCGCCCGGATTGACAAGCGACTCGGTCACAATGCCCGCATAAGGCGCTTTGAGCGAATATTTTGCTAAAGTCGCTTCCATACTTTTCACCTGATAATAATTGGTGTAAATATTTCGTGCGGCCACATAATTTCGCTCCCGCTGACTGTCGACTTGTGGGAGTGGCTTGAGCGGTTTTTCAATTTCAAATTCATTCAAATACTGGTTCCATTTCCCAGCTGCATTCGGATAATCAATGGCCAGGTCGGGCAACAGCGCGGTAAGTTGGTTGAGCAATTCGCTTTTTTCAGCCAGCAAATTATTGCGATAAACCTCATCGTCAATTTGAATCAGTGTTTCGCCTTTTGAAAAGAAAACGCCTTCTTTAAACGCTTTGTCTGTGGGTTGAAGCACGCCAGAAACTTCTGCGTAGAGTTCAATTTGGTTGAGCGCGCTGAGCATGCCGCTAATTTCAAACTGCCGCGCAACGGTCGTATTTTGAACGGCTAATGTTTTTAGCGATTTTTTTGCCTGCTGGGTCTCTTGAGTTTTGACAGGCGGTTTCTGCTCGCTTAACACATTTCCAATAAACACCCCCATCACGATGATAAGAATAGCCAGTCCTGCGGTTAGTGTTTTGTTTAACATAAATTAGTCGATTGATTTTTCAAGTTCTCGTTTTGAATGCAGACAAATTGGATCGCCAAATCGTTTAACTTTGCTCGGTGTGGCAAACTTTTTCGCTCACACTGGAGGCGTTTTCCAAAATTTTCCCGATCACCTTTTTAAATACTTCAATTTCTGACTCATCTAACCCCTCCATAAACTGCGCGTTGAGTTTCATGGCCAAAGGAAAAATTCGGTTCAGCACGTCTTCGCCAGCTTCGGTGATAAAAACCTGATTGGCACGCCGGTCTGTTGCAATTTTTTTTCGGACAACTAAGTTTCTTTTTTCAAGTCCGTCTATGATGCGTGTAATGCTGGCGCTATCGCGCAAAAGATGGTGGGCAATTTCGTTTTGTGTCAGGCCGTTCTCAAAACGAAGTCGTTTTAAAATAATCAGTTGCTCTGGAGTAAAATTCAGATTGTGTTCCTTCAGATAAAAAATCATGACTTTGCGAAGCATGATGTGAGCGTTCCCGATGTAGTGTCCAATTGCTTCTCCGACCTGAGTTGGGTCAAAATGATTCATGAAAAAAAGAAATAAAAAATTAAAATGATTGTATCACTAATATTTGATGATGCAAATATAGATAATGCAATTATTTTTGCAAATCTTTTGATGAAGTAAAAAAATAATCCCCTTGTTTTTTGGAAAATGGAGAAGGCGGCCAAAAATAGCCACATAGAAATTGCTATTTAAAAGCGAAGTGTTAATTTTTGATTTTATTTCCCACGATGCGCGTGCGCGGTGGCTATTTGCTCAAAGGGAAAAATTTTAGTCGCTCGTTTTCTTGGGCGCTTTTTATATCGCGATAAAGGAGGTTAAAAAATAATGGACGAACGGACTTCACGAATGCTACTGATAATCGTTGGGGTTTATATTTTTTCGCAAATTCTTTTGCTGATAACCTTAGGCAAGGATTTAGAAATAATTGTGCTTTCTTTTGGGATTTTTATTGCAAGTGTTGTGGCGGCTTTTGCTTTGCCGGGCACAGTGGCTCAAAGAATTTCATTGGAAAGTGTATCCATGCGGCGCGCAAAAGAATCCGAAGAACGGCAGGAGGAATTGCGTCGAAGCGGCTACGAGATAGACGATGAATTTTTAAAAACCAAGGGTTTCGGAAAATCAAAGTCGCATGCGGCAAAGCCATCAGTTACTGCTGCGGGCAGGCAAGCGGAAACGGTTTCAGCCGAAGCGTCCATTTCGGCGTTGGAAGACGCGATTCTTTCAAACGCCGCGTTTTTTGGCGGATTGGAAAAGATGCACGAGGCATCGAAACAAATGGATGATAAAACAATTGAGAGCCTGGCTGTAAAAATGGGCTATCAAGAAATTTCTGCAAATGAAGTTCGGCGGGTTATCGTTCAGCTTCATGAAAGCAAGTCAACTGAGAAGTCAAAGTCTTCCTCATCCTCAAACCAAGCGGAGCGCGCACCCAAAACCGGGTTAGCAACTTCATTAGACAATTCGAATTTTAATGATTATATCCGGCGCAGCATGTTAGCCGAGCAAGATGGTGCATCTGGTGGTTTTGGCGGTCCTTTCTTAGATGCGTCAGCCAAAAGGCAGTCAGAGCCGCCTAAAACGAGCGCTTCGGCCATTCCGGCACAAGTCGTGAAGCGTATGCGCGGTATTCGTGCATCGTCAGGTGGAAAAATGAAATGTGAGAATTGCATGAATCATGATGCAGGGCGCTCGTTTTGTATGAATGCAAGTATAATCGTTGAAAAAACAGAGGTGTGTGATGCGTGGAAACCACGAGAATCAATGGGTTGATGTTCCTTTTTTAAGCAAACAAAAAAGAAAGTTTTTCGCGCGGCTTCACGATAAAAAGTTTCGAGAAAAAGAGCAGCTTTTTTTGGCAGAAGGGCTTCGCACGGTCACAGAGTTGCTTTCAGCGTGCAACGCAGAAGATGATTTGGTGGCAATCGTTGTTAAAGTGCCAATCGATAACGACTTAAAAAAGCCCGATTGTAATGCTGGAAAAGTGTTTGTCGCAGAAAAATCAGATTTTGAAACCATATCGGCAACTGAGCAAACGCAAGGTGTTGTCGGGATTTTTCGTCAGCCAAAAGCAGATGAGGCGAGTGTTTTTCAGCAGCTTGAAGAGAAAAAGACCGCGCTTGTGCTAATTTGGGATGGCATTCAAGATCCTGGTAATGCGGGCACAATGATCCGTACAGCCGCTTGGTTTGGCGCAGATGCTATTTTTGCCAGCCACGATAGCGTGGATTTTTTCAACCCAAAAGTTGTGCGTGCGTCAGCCGGAAGTCTTTTCGCCCTTCCATTAATCAAGTCGGCGTCACTTGGTTTCGTGGTTGATGAACTCAAGCAAAAAAGATTGACCGTATACGCCAGCTCCCCAGCTGGGACATCAATATGGGAAGTTTCTAAGCCCAAAAAAACGGCGTTGATTATCGGAAGCGAAGCAAACGGGGTAACAAGCGCATTATTTTTGAAAACCGATCAGCAAATTACAATTCCTGGAAACTCAAGTGCAGTGGAGTCGTTAAATGCAGCTATCTCGGCTGGCATCTTAACAGCCGCTTTCATGCCTCATTAGCGGTGATTCTGCAATTTGCTGTAACTGTAATTTGATTTCCCTATACTGAAATAAACGCCTGTCGAAATATTGATTAAGTCGGAATGTAAGCTTCGTGCAAAATGGTTGTAGTGCATTACTTTGTAGAAAATAAAAAAGTGGTGCTGTGGGGGGAAAGCACCACTTTCTCGCTGCACAAAGCCTGAGGGCCGCTTTCATGCTGAGAAAAAGAACACAGCATGAGAAAGTTTGAGGGAAACTTTTGCTGAAAAGAACACAGCACCAAAGCCTGAGGGTCGCTTTTTGCTGAGAGAAAGAACACTGAAGGTCGCTTTATCCTTGAAGCTTAACTTATACAAAGGTAAGAAAAGGGTATTAACGCCGCACTTAATGGAGATATTAAAAAAAGAGAGTTTGTAAAAAATTATTTGGCTTTGAGAAATTTTTATAAGTAAATGGATAAAAATTTCCAGTTATTTCGAGAGAATGAGAAGGTTGAAAAAGCAATAGAAAAGTGAATATCAGGGTTTAACTAAAACGAAACACGCGATGAAAATATATTTGCCATCAGAATTGCAATGTTACACCCCTGTATCAACCACATTAGATGAGCAGTATATTTCTAATCCGATTTTTATTGGTCGTGACCAAGAGATAGCTACTTTATCAAGAGATTTGCTCGTTCAGACTGCCCAATTAATTACCATTACAGGGGCGGGCGGGATTGGAAAAACCCGTTTGGTGTTGGAAATCGCTTTTAGACTACGAGATCACTTCCCTGATGGTGTCTTTTTCGTGCCTCTTGCAAGTGTGGATTCGCCTGAATCTTTACTGAACGCCATCACAAATGAACTTCGATTTTCCCTTCATAGCCGGTTGGATTTGAAAACTCGCTTGAACACTTATTTAAAAGGAAAAAATATATTGCTCGTGCTTGACAACTACGAGCACTTGCTTGATGGGGCTTATCAAGAACAGCCAAGAGATTGCCGCACGATTTTAATTGAGCTTTTAGCTGCATCGCCTGGCACGAAACTACTTGTTACATCGCGCGAGCCGCTCGGGATGCCCATCGAGCGGATTTATGAGCTAAAGGGAATGCCATACCCGAACGATGAAATGGAATTAAATCCAGAAAGTTTTAGCTCAGTGGAGTTATTTCTAAGTGAGGCTGAGCGAGTCAAGCCCGGCACAATCTTTTCCCCAGCTGAAAAGCGCTACATCGCGCGGATGTGTAAATTTGTGGAAGGGATGCCTCTTGGTGTTAAGTTGGCGGCATCTTGGGTCAGAACGCTGACTTGCAAAGAGATTTCGCAAGAATTTGAAGAATTAGCAAATGTTCAAGCTGTGCCAAGCATGGCTGTTCCAGAACGTCATAGAAATATGCGCTATGTTTTTGAGCAGTCATGGCGAAGGCTTACCGATGAAGAGCAATCCATTATTAAGCGCTGTGCGGTATTTCGCGGTGGCGCTGGAAAAAAAGCCATTGATTCGATCGCAGGGGCAAATTTGCCGATTCTTTCAAGCTTAATTGAGAAATCTTTAATTCATCGCACCATTTCAGAGGGATATGATCAGCACAGCCGCTACGATGTCCATGAGCTCCTGAGGCAATTTTCTGAGGAAAAATTGATGGCGCGTCCAGAGGAAGCGAACTGGGTGCGATTGCAACACTGCCAATATTTTTTGAATCTGCTTTCGGAGTTGGACGCTTCGCTGACCGCTGGAAACCAGATTCATGCTATCAGTGAGATTGAGGAAGATATTGACAACATTCGTGTGGCGTGGTTGTGGGCTGTGAAAAATGATCTGTACACAGAAATGTCCAGTGCCGTTGGGCCTCTCGCGCATTTTTTCGACATACGCGGCTTGATTTATGAAGGCTGTGAATTATTTGAAATTGCCATAAAGAAATTTATGGCTGGTGGACTATCACCCAAGAGCGATTCGGTTGTGGAAAAAGAGCGACTAACAGTGTTAGGGATGCTCTTGCTTCGCCAAGGATTTTTATTTAGCCGACTTTCTCGCTACAACAAGGCGGTAGAATTGCTTGAGCAAAGTCTTTTGATTTTTCGCAGTTTGAACAATGTTGATAAAGAGCTGGCGTTTGCCTTGAACTATCTTGGCCATGTCGAATATTTTATCGGAAAATATGAAGCGGCAGACGTGCATTGTAATGAGGCACTGGCCATTCGCGAAAAGATGGATGACAAGGTTCGAATTGGCGACACGATGATTAATATTGGCTTCGGCGCTTTCATGAAAGGAGATTTTAAGAAGGCGGAAGACATTTCGAAAAAAATAGCTTCAACGGCAAAGGAAAAAAATGATCGCCGCGGTCAGGCAATCGGAACGGGCGCATTGGCCTATGTAAATCATGCGTTAGGCCTGTATGATATTGCTCAAATTCAGTATGAAGAAAGCATTTCGATCTGCAATGAATTAGGACTTCAATGGTTCTCGCCATGGTTTATGACGAATTTTAGCCTTGTCGAACTTGCGTTAGGCAATGAGAAAAAGGCGATGCAATTAGCAACGGAATCCATTGCGCTGATTCGTGAAATAGGTGATCAATACCGACTCATTCATGCGCGGGTGAACTTGGCCACAATTTTGATAGAAACCGGTTCGCTTGATGAAGCAAATCGTTCAGCGATTCAAGCCTTAGAAATGAGCCAAGATGTTTCGCATTGCTACGGCGAAGCGCGAGCGCTGAACATACTTGCGGCAATTGCTATTGCAAAAAAGCAGCCTCAAATTGCTTTCAATTATGCGTTGAAGAGCGAGAGAATCAATGAAGTTTCAGGTCAGCGCGCCGTGTTGGGGCAGGCGCATGGTTTGTTAGGAAAAGCGTTTCTACAAACCCGAGATCTTAAAAAAGCATTAAGCTTTATCGGCAAAGGCTTCAAGGAATCGACTTATGTTAATGCGATTCCACAGGCGCTCGAGATGCTGACCGACTGGGCAGCCATTTATCTGATGGATGGAAAAGAGAAGGACGGATTAGAATTTCTCAATATTGTAAATGCTCATGCAAAAACTCCTTTTTTTGTGAAAGCACGAGCGACAGGGCTTTTAACCCAATATCATTTGATGGACGCCATTCAGCCGCCAGATGCTGCGTCACTTCATGATTCGGAGCAAATGTTTCGCGACTTGGCCAACCGACTTCTGCGATTAAGTTGATCTCTTCCGTTA
Above is a window of Chloroherpeton thalassium ATCC 35110 DNA encoding:
- a CDS encoding efflux RND transporter permease subunit; translated protein: MKDLIKHFIKYPVLGNAIFAAIFLFGLLAFKSMKTTFFPEIPSDEITISASYPGASPEEIEEGITIKIEDKLKGITGIDRVTSVSRENSAEITVELKTGYDANVLVQEVTNAVDQISSFPTGLEQLQIYKEEQVDFVSAYAVYGDVDLRTLKTYARRIERELRNNEGVSKISLSGFPDEEIEVSVHEDVLRAYGLTFDEIATAVENANLKITGGKIRGEKEEFLIRADNKGYYAKDLRNLVVRSGDDGAIVRLDDIADVKDKWSEDPNRSYFNGKPSVLVDIKKTNEQDMFSIAERVAAYMKEFDEKHDDIQISVLHDGSGIVKERADILTNNGIIGIVLVVLFLSFSLNPRMAFWVALAIPLSFAGMAILGTMYGLTINVVSLMGMIIVTGILVDDGIVIAENIYQHYERGEKPIPAAINGTLEVLPSVFAAVLTTIIFFMLFLFLDGDIGARMKDIAFVVMATLSISLIEAIFILPAHIAHSKALHEEPGQKTWLMKKSEAFLHYQRDTVYAPILKFCINNPIISTLIPIALMFITIGAIQGSIVKMTFFPVIERDDLTISFQMPAGTPDRITDSLLTDMEGKIWQVNEDYLNQNEGAHPLIKAIARAIGPETHQGGLRVTLSESQYRKISAMQITNLIREKVGVVKGADKLQVGTGGMWGMPVSIALKSDNLEQLRNAKEMLKAELREMPKLKDVSDNDSPGLQEVSVSLKEKAFALGLTTNEVMAQVRSGFFGQEVQRILRGIDEVKIWVRYDESNRATLEQMEDMRIRLSDGSAYPLREIADFHIERGVSSINHIDALRVVEVEADIANAKESVTDIIADIKTEILPRVIQANPDVSFDFEGQSRESGKTTGSIGTAMPAIIGLMFLTVVFAFRSFVQAIMVFLLIPFSLIGVVWGHFIQGHMLSIFSLFGTVALIGIVINDSLVFVNEFNRFMKTGMKFKEAIYETGIGRFRAVILTSLTTIAGLGPLIFEPSRQAQFLSPMAISVAYGLFFGTTLTLLVLPSLLVLFNHLLVYTRWLIKRGEKPTPESVEPAVQEEAFVKTNE
- a CDS encoding tetratricopeptide repeat protein, with translation MKIYLPSELQCYTPVSTTLDEQYISNPIFIGRDQEIATLSRDLLVQTAQLITITGAGGIGKTRLVLEIAFRLRDHFPDGVFFVPLASVDSPESLLNAITNELRFSLHSRLDLKTRLNTYLKGKNILLVLDNYEHLLDGAYQEQPRDCRTILIELLAASPGTKLLVTSREPLGMPIERIYELKGMPYPNDEMELNPESFSSVELFLSEAERVKPGTIFSPAEKRYIARMCKFVEGMPLGVKLAASWVRTLTCKEISQEFEELANVQAVPSMAVPERHRNMRYVFEQSWRRLTDEEQSIIKRCAVFRGGAGKKAIDSIAGANLPILSSLIEKSLIHRTISEGYDQHSRYDVHELLRQFSEEKLMARPEEANWVRLQHCQYFLNLLSELDASLTAGNQIHAISEIEEDIDNIRVAWLWAVKNDLYTEMSSAVGPLAHFFDIRGLIYEGCELFEIAIKKFMAGGLSPKSDSVVEKERLTVLGMLLLRQGFLFSRLSRYNKAVELLEQSLLIFRSLNNVDKELAFALNYLGHVEYFIGKYEAADVHCNEALAIREKMDDKVRIGDTMINIGFGAFMKGDFKKAEDISKKIASTAKEKNDRRGQAIGTGALAYVNHALGLYDIAQIQYEESISICNELGLQWFSPWFMTNFSLVELALGNEKKAMQLATESIALIREIGDQYRLIHARVNLATILIETGSLDEANRSAIQALEMSQDVSHCYGEARALNILAAIAIAKKQPQIAFNYALKSERINEVSGQRAVLGQAHGLLGKAFLQTRDLKKALSFIGKGFKESTYVNAIPQALEMLTDWAAIYLMDGKEKDGLEFLNIVNAHAKTPFFVKARATGLLTQYHLMDAIQPPDAASLHDSEQMFRDLANRLLRLS
- a CDS encoding TrmH family RNA methyltransferase — translated: MRGNHENQWVDVPFLSKQKRKFFARLHDKKFREKEQLFLAEGLRTVTELLSACNAEDDLVAIVVKVPIDNDLKKPDCNAGKVFVAEKSDFETISATEQTQGVVGIFRQPKADEASVFQQLEEKKTALVLIWDGIQDPGNAGTMIRTAAWFGADAIFASHDSVDFFNPKVVRASAGSLFALPLIKSASLGFVVDELKQKRLTVYASSPAGTSIWEVSKPKKTALIIGSEANGVTSALFLKTDQQITIPGNSSAVESLNAAISAGILTAAFMPH
- a CDS encoding MarR family winged helix-turn-helix transcriptional regulator, which encodes MNHFDPTQVGEAIGHYIGNAHIMLRKVMIFYLKEHNLNFTPEQLIILKRLRFENGLTQNEIAHHLLRDSASITRIIDGLEKRNLVVRKKIATDRRANQVFITEAGEDVLNRIFPLAMKLNAQFMEGLDESEIEVFKKVIGKILENASSVSEKVCHTEQS
- a CDS encoding TolC family protein translates to MSQKTIFMFESLKKAAWLPFILGLIFFHSDLAAQEQLSLDNALELALEKNQSVKVARAEAEISQNNVHLGNAGLLPSLDVSTGFSYQQQRQIGNVVTSNSAMTTTSAEIEASYTIFNGLKNIYTLQKLKTAGTLGDLQARSTIEEIVVSVSEAYYDVANAHEQFLYAKESLEISNQRLARAKKQSEFGQANAVDVLSATVDLNTDSVSYLNARLNLDKAKRTLNVLLNRDAEMDFSVSSDVAFREGLKLEALKELALENSAAYLIAKKNLEQSELELKIARAAYYPELSASVGYGLTEYANGFNPTLSDPIKGVSASVSLSMNLFNGCQDAITTQNAAITINNNEQLEEKAKLELLRDLSNTLQTYQNSRNVLNFQQQNLKSAELNFTRTKELFEVGQATVTTFREAQLNLIQAKNNISAAKYDAKVYELQLMRLAGKLVDYQRK
- a CDS encoding efflux RND transporter periplasmic adaptor subunit, whose amino-acid sequence is MLNKTLTAGLAILIIVMGVFIGNVLSEQKPPVKTQETQQAKKSLKTLAVQNTTVARQFEISGMLSALNQIELYAEVSGVLQPTDKAFKEGVFFSKGETLIQIDDEVYRNNLLAEKSELLNQLTALLPDLAIDYPNAAGKWNQYLNEFEIEKPLKPLPQVDSQRERNYVAARNIYTNYYQVKSMEATLAKYSLKAPYAGIVTESLVNPGALIRTGQQIGEFTNTSVYELEATADLEDVEFLKIGENVKLTSDDFQGTFQGKIQRINKKITPETQTVNVFIYTSDPRLKDGMYLSAKISTQVSNAIEVPRSLLVDKRKLYVLENSIIRLKQVEIAGTHGDKAIVKGLENGTLILTETFDGLKDGLQINPSEYSLQSSTDNALVVSSEAASKVPNVQ